Below is a window of Brassica napus cultivar Da-Ae chromosome A5, Da-Ae, whole genome shotgun sequence DNA.
GTGAAATAATTTCCACGTGAGTTGCAGATGATACAAAAAGTAAACTAAATCATGATTTACATAAAGAAATTCCAAATTCATTTATTACAGTTTCCTATCGAGAgaaattaaaaatctatttcCAATAACTGTTGTTGTTATCAAtaatagtaaattttatacTACTGATTTTATGTAGTCACCTTTGTGTGAAACGAGATATGCGCTAAAGTTAGATCATCTTTCGTATTTAtcctaacaaaagaaaaactaataatCGATTTGAAAAGAAATAGGGGGGAATTTCATGTTAacctgaaaataaataattttaacaacctgaaataataatttttgtttgtttgtttaaggTTATCAAATAAATTTCCTTCAATCCCAATCTTTTACAGCaacaaaaagattaaaaaaaaaaactttatttatttgtatataatcaAACCCTACTCTGGAAAAGTCCTAGTTCCTCTAAGCTTTACTTACTCTCAATAAAGGCGCCTGACGAATCTCTACCTACTGCCACACTGAAAGATCGCAAAAAGTAAATCTTCACCTAACAACCATGGAAGCGCTCTCTACTTCGTCATCATACATCTCTAATCCTCTCCCGAAAACAAAGCATCTCTTCAAACCTTCCCTCCTGCCACTCGTAGCTTCATCCCAGTCTTCCTGTTGGCTCTGTAATTCGCCACCCAAGCTGAGAATCCCCAAGTTGAGAATCAGAGACGGATCAAGTCACGGCCTTCGTATACACTCTCTCTTACACAACGAGGGTGAAGGTGAAGACAATCTCGGCGAAAGCAATGGGTTTGGCTTCTTTCCTGGGGACATCTTCTCTATATCACAGGTTCTCTTTTTCTTGTGGATTCTTAAAAAGTTGAATACTTTATTACAATTCTTGTCGTGGTTATGAGGGATTCTTTGTATTGGATACTCCTTGTCTCTTGTCTTGTGATTATTAGGTGTATTATCATGTAAAGTTCAATACTttttgattaccaaaaaaaaaaaagttcaatacTTTATTACCGTTCTTGTCATGGGTATAGTTTTCTTTGTATTGGGTAAGCTTCAGCTAGTTCTGGATATGATGCAGAGCTTGTATTGGTGTAAAGATGGTAGCTTTGGCATATAagctaatagttttttttttaatgttgtgTGAAGGAAAAGGTTGAGAGTGAGACATCTCATAGTGTAATAGATGTGGAGTCATCTCTTGCACTTCCTCAGGGTGCTGGGAACAGTGGGGGAAATCGAGGTGGGCTTTTTAGAACTCCCATATCTGGTGGAGTTCAGAACGCGACATCAGCTCATGCGTTGCCTAGGCCTGCTTTGGCTGTTAGGAACTTGCTGGAGCAGGTAAAAAGATCCGTCCTTTCAGATTGTTTTAGAGTtccttttgtttttgctttgatGAGAAAGATGATAAGCTATTTTATCTGTTTGgttattgttttctttcttgaaTGATTCAAGGCTAGGTTTGCTCATCTATGCACGGTGATGTCTAAAATGCACCACCGTAGGGAAGGTTACCCATTTGGCTCTTTGGTGGATTTTGCACCTGATCGTATGGGGCGTAAGTCACactatatctctctctctttctttgtaTGTTGAAATGTTCTTTAGGATATGGATTTAGTGACTTACTACTGGACAATTGATTCATGAGTATTAAACGTCATCCCACTCTACAAAAAAGTGTGTTTTGATTTGGGTCTTGTGGGAATGTATAGGAGGGATTTTTTTCtgtctttattttcttcaaatgTCATTATAGATGTAAGTATAGTATTTTCTTTGGGTCTGGATAGTGTTGAAGGCAATGCTTAGTACATTAGATGTCTTGTGTTTGGTGGCTGAGATAATAGATGCACATTTTCCTTAATGGCTAATGCTTTTTGGTTGCAGATccaatctttttattttcaccGTTGGCCATCCACACACGAAATCTATTGGCTGAACCTAGATGCAGTCTCGTTGTTCAGGTAATATTGGCTAACTGTATTCAAACTAGAAAAGCAAAACggttttattttctctttcgtTCTGTAATATGGTGATTTGGCTAGCAGATACCTGGATGGAGTGGCCTATCGAATGCTAGAGTAACATTATTCGGTGATGTGTACCCATTATCAGAAGATGAGCAGGTCAGCATCTAAATTAGTTTTTaatctttgtttcttttcaatttTGAGTATACATGAATCTTTACTTGCTAAAACATCATCTCTGGTTGTGGCTTGTTGGTAGGAGTGGGCACATAAGCAATACATTGCAAAGCACCCGCACGGGCTTTCAGAGCAATGGGGAAACTTTCACTATTTTAGAATGCAGAACATAAGGTTTTGTTTCTTAACTCATGCCTCCTAATCTACTTATCAACTCTATACTCAAATCTGAATATTGGCAGTGATATATATTTCATTGGAGGGTTTGGCACCGTCGCATGGGTTGATGTCAAAGAGTATGAGGCTTTACAGCCTGATAAGATCGCCGTCGATGGTGGAGAGCACAACCTCAAGGTTCTTTTTTCAGATTCAATAAAAGTTTTCCCCTCGATTGTTGTCTTTTGGTAAATTGAAGTTGGCTCTTACTTTTCCcctttttgtaaaaaaaattgtggtaGGAACTAAATGCCATCTTCTCAAAGCCGCTTAGAGAGCTACTGTCTTCTGAATCAGAGGTAGACGACGCTGCTCTCATCTCTATAGATAGCAAAGGGATAGATGTACGGGTTCGTCAGGGTGCTCAGGTAATGTaacattgtatatatatataacaatttaatCCCAAATGATTCATGTTCATGCGCAGTGCTTATCAGCTTTCTCTCCTCTGTTGGTTTAATTGCAGTTCAACATACAAAGGCTGCCATTTGAGGAAGGTCATGGTGTTGAAACGCTAGAAGAAGCTAAAGCTGCACTATGGAAGGTGATAGAGAAAGTGAAGCTAAACTATTTCCAGAAATGACCAAAATCCTTGAATTTGCAGAAATGACAAAACGCCTTCTCTTTAGAGTGTTGTTTGGTTACTCTTTTTGACTTTTTCGCTAAAGTTTTGTAGTTTGCTCTTTGTATTTGACAGAGTTACTAAATGGGATTAAAACACGACAATCTTGAAATAACAGGGTGAATCCtgagtttaataatatatatttccatTCGTGGATTTGCAACGACTGCTACGTTGTGGAATGCAGTTGCTTGTTGTGGTACGCCAAGTCACGATTTTATACTTTGTTCAGGAAGAACCGATTTACAGAGAGCATAGTAGTCGGATTCATCATATGGTGTATGGATAAGTTATTTACTAACTAATTTGAGTTTCAAGAGTGTGTGTATTTACTATACAAAGAGTTTCTTTTAGTCCACCCTTACGACATGATTGTGGTGCAGAATTAGGTCTCTTGTCGCGCAAGTAACTCTGCTTTCTTGAGATTCCAAGTTTCTTCTAAATGTTATTGTGACAATTCGTCTCGTGGACCTCAGACTGACCCTGTATAGCATCAACTCTAATCTTTCATTTATGAGATTTTACTGATTCAATTGGTAACGATTTATCCTGCGAGAGGGTTGTTAAATGGTGAGAGGTGTTGGATTTGAGGAACGCCAAGCGTACTAATAACCTATCTCATTCACAGGAGAAGGATTAGGGTTGGTGCTTTGCAGAGCTAGCTTGAGTCCGCGGGACGGGTTGTTACAATAAATGGAGTAATTTATTTCTTGTTTGTTCATCATTCTATTATGGAGTGgaaaatataataaagttggagaaattttattcaattttcacttttacttaattttagaaaaaaaaaaaaagttttacattGGAAATGCTCTAAAAACAATTAAGGGATAGAGAACTTGGGTTTGTTACAAGACAATAGCGCTTCTTAGGAGATGATGTTGTTGGCCTTGTTaacttctaatttttttctttcacctcTGTTAAAGACCaatgaagaattttttttttctctcgtaTTGAGAAATATCTTTATAATGATTAATTATTACTAAAGACGAATGTTGAATCATTATAAATATTCTTCTGTGGGTTTGGATGTGATCACATGGGACAAGACACGGTAAAGTATATGTGCCTAATTTTCAATGCAACACAACTCTAACCATACGAAAACGATACTAAGCTCAATGTGAAACAAAAGCTAAAGTGTCCAAGTTCGTACAGTGGTATTGTTGTTACTTGCTTATTTAATAAGAGATAACCCAAAATATTGTTCCAGTCGCAGAAGAAATAGAATCTGAATTACATTTTTAAGTTCTCAAATATCATGAAGACTTGGAGCCTTTCCATGTGCCTAGCCCCAAAGAACCTTGTTGGATCTGAACCAAAGTCGGAGTAGACCTGACAGGAATTGTGCATTTTAATCCTACATTAAGGTTCACTTTTATGTGTTTATAATGAGATTATAATTCTCCCCCACAATGTGTAAGCTTCTTGTATTTAGTTGGATTTACTATAACTTTATTCTCCCGATCGaccattattaatatatagagtcTGGTTTAGTCCGGTTTAGTTGAATAGGTATTATGATTCTCATTTGGTTTACAGGATCAGTCAAgtgtatatatatcttgtacCAAACTCATTTTGTCAGTTGAGAAATAAGAGATCATTTTACATACGATTCATCTTTACTCATGATCTCTATTAACCATGAAACTCATCCATTTACGAAACCCAAGAAGCTGCTGTGAATGGGTTCGTTTCACTGTAAGGAGTTTACTCCATGACATGTCTCCGGCACCTTTAATCTTAGTTGCCATCCATACATCTGCATCGTGTACCTCCTCATCATGTGAAGAAGCTAACAAACAAAGATTTTGCTCTTCTCTAGTCACTGATAAAGCAAAAACATTATAAGAAAGAGTATCACCCGGAAGAGACACAAGTCCAAACCTCTCTtttgtaaaatcaaaacattGTAAGGCAGCATTCCTCGTCCCCGTTGGAGAATACTTATTAGTAAGCCAGTAAGTATTTCCATCCATAGACGTGCCATCTCGCCAGTCCCCTGGAATGAACCAGTCTCTAGTCTAACCAACAACACTCCACGAGTTAGATGTGAAGTCATAGGTTTCGTACTCAACAAGGCATGGTTCATGATGTTTAACCCTCAAGATTTTGTACTTGTTGTTACTTGAGGATTTACCGAGAGCTTAGGTATCGAACTTATAGTTGGAATTTAACGGTCTGCTAATCCTACTTGTTTCCCCTGAACATGGATTTCAGACAACTAATCTTTCGTCAATGGTGGTGCATAGCAATAAACCATCGCAGTGAAAAACGTGGCGTATACCGACTTCTTTCAAAGAAGAACTTGAAAGAGGGTCATTGAGGCTGAACTGACTTATTACCTTTCCAACGTTGTTCTTGTCGTGAATGCCGTGGAGATTAAACCTAACTAAATAGACCTTACTATAAATTGTTGAGATAAGCTTGAAGTAACTTGAGATACAAGTTACCTAATTCTATTGAGTTATAGATTAGGAAAATATCTATTTGtgattcctaatgagtttaggaaagtTTGAGttatatataaggagatgcaAAGTGTTGCATAACTTATGAGTTGTGAGAATTGAGAGCTtaagttttgagagagtttcttaAGCATTGAGATTAAtaaagagtttgagtttgagataataatttgtgttcttgagcctgtgattctatatttggtatcagagccacaatGGTAGACATCAAAGAAGAATCCGAGACGAGTAACAAGAAGAATGGGTCGTCTTCTATCAAATTCCCAATGCTTACCTCTACAAATTATACGGTTTGGGCAATGCGGATGAAGATTGCCCTAAAGGTGAATAAGGTATGGGAATCTATAGATCCCGGCAATAAGGATGAAGAGAAAAACGATGTAGCCATTGCACTCTTGTTTCAATCCATCCCCGAGGCGTTGACATTACAGGTCGGAGATCTTGACACAGCAAAAGCAGTATGGGATGCGATCAAAGCAAGACATGTCGGAGCTGAAAGAGTAAGAGAGGCAAGGTTGCAAACGTTAATGGCTGAATTTGATAGGTTAAAGATGAAGGAGGAAGACACAATAGATACCTTTGTCGGAAAGTTATCAGAGATCTCGTCTAAATCCGCATCTCTCGGTGAGATAATTGAGGAATCaaagctggtaaagaagttcTTAAAGAGCTTGCCCCGGAGAAAATACATTCACATTGTAGCTTCACTGGAACAAGTTCTTAACCTAAATACTACAAGCTTCGAAGATATCATTGGAAGGTTGAAAGCATATGAGGAAAGGATTTGCGATGAAGAAGATGAGCAACACAATGACCAAAGCAAGTTAATGTATGCAAATATGGAGAATCAACAAGAAGGCTACGGTGGCAGAGGCAGAGGCCGTGAGGGTAACTATGGAGGTCGTTTCCGTGGACGGGGAGGCCGTTCTAACTGGAGAGGGAGAGGACGTGGCCGTTTTGGATCTTACCAATACGGTTCATATAATCAAGAACGAGATGCTTCCCACATCACCTGTTACCGATGTGATAAACTTGGCCACTTTGTAGCTGATTATCCAGATAGGCTACTTAAACTTCAGGAGACTGTTGAAAAGAAAGATGATGATACTCAAGAAGCTGATGAATTGATGATGCATGAGGTGGTTTACTTAAATGAGCAAAAGGTAAAACCGAGTGAATTTGAGGCAGATTCCGACACCAAGAACGTCTGGTACCTTGATAACGGCGCGAGCAACCATATGAGTGGTAACATATTGTTCTTCGACACCGTGGATGAGACAATCACTGGGAAGGTTCGGTTCGGAGATGATTCAAGAATAGATATACGAGGAAAGGGTTCAGTGCGCTTTATATTCAAAGGAGGGGAGAAGAAAATCTTAAGCAATGTGTATTACATACCTGGCCTAAAGAGTAACATTGTCAGCCTTGGACAAGCCACAGAGAGTGGCTGTGAATTAAGGATGAAGGACGATCAGCTGTTACTGTTTGATCGCGGCGGAAAACTGATGGTCAAGACAACTAGATCAAGGAACCGGCTGTATAAAGTCACTCTTCAGGCCGAAAACATTCAATGTTTAAGTCTAAAAGCAACGACTGAGTCATCAAGATGGCATGCGAGGCTTGGTCACGTCAATCACGAGACAATAAAGACGATGATTAATAAGAAACTAGTCGAGGGCTTACCGGACATCACAGTTAACAAAGAGACGTGTGTGTCATGTCTACTTGGGAAACAAACAAGACAACCATTCCCAAAGGAAACCTCATATCGAGCCGTGAAACCTCTCGAGCTCATACACGGTGATCTATGTGGACCGATCACCCCACCCACACCGGCTCATAAACGATATGTATTGGTGCTGATCGATGATTACTCGTGATACATGTGGACAGTGTTATTGAATGAAAAGAGTGAGGCACTggagaaatttaaaaaattcaagacACTTGCTGAGCAAGAAACAAAGACTGCGATACAGACGTTACGAACAGACCGTGGAGGAGAGTTTACATCTCGAGATTTTCAGAACTACTGCGACACACACGGAATAAGGAGACAGTTAACAGCACCATACTCTCCTCAACAGAACGGAGTGGTAGAGCGACGCAACCGAACTCTTATGGAGATGACCAGGAGCATTCTAAAGCATAGGAATGTACCAAATTTACTGTGGGGAGAAGTGGTACGACACTCTACCTATCTGATCAATAGACTTGCCACAAGATCACTACTTGGCAAGACTCCATACGAGATGCTACGAGAGAAGAAGCCAAACCTATCGCATCTTAGGATTTTTGGGTGCATTAGCTATGTTCGAACTGAAGTGGTCGGGAGGAGGAAGTTGGATGATAGGTCAAGAGTATTGATACATATGGGTACAGAACCCGGCTCTAAGGCCTATCGTTTGTACGACCCTATAAAGGGGAAGATCGTAGTGAGCCGTGATGTCACGTTTGATGAGAGCCAGGGGTGGAACTGGAGTAAAACAGAAGAGAGGGAAGATGAGAACTCCGAAACATTTAAAGTTGACTTGCGTATTACGGGTGATGAAGAAAAGGCTAAGCAACATGATGTGGGTAATATAACTATAAGCGATGGAGATACAGATGATGAGTACGAAGGTTCTAATGGGGAAGAGAGTGAAGATCAAACAGAGTTGAGGAGATCAACAAGAAACAGAGCAAAGCCTACCTACCTAGACGACTATATCCTACTCGCGGAGTATGAGCATGAGCGACTCTTAATGGCTGTTAATGACGAACCATGGACGTTTGATGAAGTTAAGGAACTGAAGGTGTGGATCGACGCGTGCAAAGAAGAGCTTGTATCTATCGAGAAGAACAATACATGGGTATTGGTTGAGCTTCCTACGGGAGTAAAGCCTATAGGCTTAAAGtggattttcaaaattaaacgaAACGCAGATGGTAGCATAAACAAGTATAAGTCACGGTTGGTAGCAAAGGGCTACGTTCAGAGACATGGTATTGACTACGACGAAGTATTCGCGCCTGTGGCTCGTATGGAGACAATCCGACTAGTCATAGCCATTGCAGCATCTTTGGGTTGGGAAATACATCATCTAGATGTAAAAACGGCTTTCTTACATGGTGAGTTAAAAGAAGAAGTATATGTTACACAACCAGAAGGTTTTGTAAAACCAGGAAAGGAAGGGAAAGTGTACAAGTTAAAGAAGGCTCTCTATGGACTGCGACAAGCGCCTCGAGCATGGAACGCCAAGCTTAACAAGATTCTCTGCGAGTTGAGGTTTCAGAGGTGCTGTAAGGAACCTTCCGTGTATAGGAAGGAAGAGAAGCGGGGACTTCTGGTCGTAGTAGTGTATGTCGACGATTTACTCGTCACTGGCGCATCTCTACAGTCGATCAACGAGTTCAAGCAAGAGATGGCGATGAAATTTGAGATGAGTGACCTTAGTAAGCTTACATATTACCTCGGTATCGAAGTACATCAACACAAAGAGGGAATCATGCTTAAACAAGATAGATATGCAACAAAGATCCTTGAGGAATGCGGAATGGCGTCTTGCAACTCAACCCATATACCAATGGATATGAACGTCAAGTTATCAAAATCACAAGAAGAGAAGAGCATTGATGAAACAGAGTACAGAAGAAGCATAGGATGTCTCAGATATTTACTTCACACCCGACCAGACCTGTCCTATAGTGTGGGAGTCTTGAGTCGATATATGCATGAACCAAAGGAGTCACATGGTGCAGCTTTAAAACAGGTACTGCGGTACTTGCGCGGAACCTCTTGCCTCGGTCTCTCTTATACTCGAGCCAAAGAACTAGAATTGATTGGTTACAGCGACGCGTCTCATAATGTCGATGAAGATGATGGAAGGAGCACCACGGGCCATGTGTTCTATCTTAAGACAAATCCAATAACATGGTGCTCTCAGAAGCAAGAGATCGTTGCACTCTCGTCGTGTGAAGCAGAGTTTATGGCAGCCACAGAAGCAGAAAAACAAGCCATCTGGCTTCAGGAGTGCTTAGGCGAGATCATTGGAGAAACGTGCAGGAAAGTAACAATTCGAGTGGATAACAAGTCTGCAATCGCGCTTACAAAGAACCCTGTATTTCATGGACGTAGTAAACACATACATAGGAGGTTCCACTTCATCCGAGAGTGTGTTGAGAACGAGCAAGTTGAAGTAGAGCATGTTCCGGGAAATGAGCAGAAAGCTGATATACTAACAAAGTCACTTGGGAGAATCAAATTCAAAGAGCTGAGAGATTTGATAGGCATTGAGGATTTGTCAAATGAGAAGTTCAAGCTTAAAGGGGAGAATGTTGAGATAACCTTGAAGTAACTTGAGATACAAGTTACCTAATTCTATTGAGTTATAGATTAGGAAAATATCTATTTGtgattcctaatgagtttaggaaagtTTGAGTTATATATAAAGGAGATGCAAAGTGTTGCATAACTTATGAGTTGTGAGAATTGAGAGCTtaagttttgagagagtttcttaAGCATTGAGATTAAtaaagagtttgagtttgagatAATAATTTGTGTTCTTGAGCCTGTGATTCTATATAAATTACCATGACAAAAAGAGAGTTATTAACAAGTCTCCCATCTCTTTTTATAAGAGCATTCCACCCTTTTGAGGTAGATTGGAACCGTGCCAGTGAAGTCTCTGGAACCCTAGAGAGTATATCCACAAGCAAATACTCGGGAAGATACAGTgtgtttcttctcttcttcacttTCTCTGTCGTCAAAgatcttcctcctcttcatcatctttaACAAGAGTCTCCTCTTCAGCATCTTTAACCAGAGAGTTTTCAGATAATTTGGAGATCAAAGGCGTGATGCAGAACTTTCAAATTTGGTTTTGTATAAGAACTTTCAAATTTGGTGTGATGCAGAACTTTACCCTTGTAACCTAGTGATGTGTGTGTATGGAAACCCTAGTGTTGTCTGTATGAAACTCGCCCATTTAAATGCTTCTATTGTCGGCTTATTCTCCTTGGATTCAGCTGAAACTTTTAGCTTGTGGGCCTGCGATGGTATCATCAGTAGACTGCTTCTTATATTTAAGCTACATCATACACATAGTTGGAGAGGATAAATACATATCATCATGGATTAGTGGTGGGTGTATGGATAAATTAGATAAGTAACTTGAGTTACAAGAATGTATCGATAAACTATATAAAGGGTTTCTTTCCGTTTGTGGAGCAAAATTTGATTTCTTGTCGACAAGTAACCCTAGTTCTTTTGTGATTCCAAGTTATCTTGAAAGTGTTAGCTCCTAAAAGGTAATCAAGGGGAGGAGCACGGTAGATCGTCGTGATGATTGGTCGTGGAGTTACATGCAAAGACTCTTAAGATCCAAATATACTTGCAAACACGCTTAAGATACATAGACTATGTACCCTGACATTCACTACTCAGT
It encodes the following:
- the LOC106421835 gene encoding uncharacterized protein LOC106421835 isoform X1, producing the protein MEALSTSSSYISNPLPKTKHLFKPSLLPLVASSQSSCWLCNSPPKLRIPKLRIRDGSSHGLRIHSLLHNEGEGEDNLGESNGFGFFPGDIFSISQEKVESETSHSVIDVESSLALPQGAGNSGGNRGGLFRTPISGGVQNATSAHALPRPALAVRNLLEQARFAHLCTVMSKMHHRREGYPFGSLVDFAPDRMGHPIFLFSPLAIHTRNLLAEPRCSLVVQIPGWSGLSNARVTLFGDVYPLSEDEQEWAHKQYIAKHPHGLSEQWGNFHYFRMQNISDIYFIGGFGTVAWVDVKEYEALQPDKIAVDGGEHNLKELNAIFSKPLRELLSSESEVDDAALISIDSKGIDVRVRQGAQFNIQRLPFEEGHGVETLEEAKAALWKVIEKVKLNYFQK
- the LOC106421835 gene encoding uncharacterized protein LOC106421835 isoform X2, whose translation is MEALSTSSSYISNPLPKTKHLFKPSLLPLVASSQSSCWLCNSPPKLRIPKLRIRDGSSHGLRIHSLLHNEGEGEDNLGESNGFGFFPGDIFSISQVESETSHSVIDVESSLALPQGAGNSGGNRGGLFRTPISGGVQNATSAHALPRPALAVRNLLEQARFAHLCTVMSKMHHRREGYPFGSLVDFAPDRMGHPIFLFSPLAIHTRNLLAEPRCSLVVQIPGWSGLSNARVTLFGDVYPLSEDEQEWAHKQYIAKHPHGLSEQWGNFHYFRMQNISDIYFIGGFGTVAWVDVKEYEALQPDKIAVDGGEHNLKELNAIFSKPLRELLSSESEVDDAALISIDSKGIDVRVRQGAQFNIQRLPFEEGHGVETLEEAKAALWKVIEKVKLNYFQK